Proteins encoded by one window of Vigna radiata var. radiata cultivar VC1973A chromosome 5, Vradiata_ver6, whole genome shotgun sequence:
- the LOC106762312 gene encoding tubulin alpha chain — translation MRECISIHIGQAGIQVGNACWELYCLEHGIQPDGQMPSDKTVGGGDDAFNTFFSETGAGKHVPRAVFVDLEPTVIDEVRTGPYRQLFHPEQLISGKEDAANNFARGHYTIGKEIVDLCLDRIRKLADNCTGLQGFLVFNAVGGGTGSGLGSLLLERLSVDYGKKSKLGFTVYPSPQVSTSVVEPYNSVLSTHSLLEHTDVAVLLDNEAIYDICRRSLDIERPTYTNLNRLVSQVISSLTASLRFDGALNVDVTEFQTNLVPYPRIHFMLSSYAPVISAEKAYHEQLSVAEITNSAFEPSSMMAKCDPRHGKYMACCLMYRGDVVPKDVNAAVATIKTKRTIQFVDWCPTGFKCGINYQPPTVVPGGDLAKVQRAVCMISNSTSVAEVFSRIDHKFDLMYAKRAFVHWYVGEGMEEGEFSEAREDLAALEKDYEEVGAESGDGEDVDGDEEY, via the exons ATGAGAGAGTGCATTTCAATCCACATCGGTCAGGCCGGTATCCAGGTCGGAAACGCATGTTGGGAACTCTATTGCCTCGAGCATGGCATCCAG CCCGATGGACAGATGCCCAGTGACAAGACCGTTGGCGGAGGAGACGACGCCTTCAACACATTCTTCAGCGAGACCGGCGCTGGGAAACACGTGCCACGCGCAGTCTTTGTGGATCTTGAGCCCACGGTCATCGACGAAGTTCGAACCGGGCCCTACCGCCAGCTCTTCCACCCAGAACAGCTCATCAGCGGCAAGGAAGATGCCGCCAACAACTTCGCGCGTGGCCACTATACCATCGGAAAGGAGATTGTTGATCTCTGCCTCGACAGGATCCGTAAGCTCGCCGATAACTGCACCGGTCTCCAGGGCTTCCTCGTATTCAACGCCGTCGGTGGCGGCACCGGTTCCGGCTTGGGATCGCTTCTCCTGGAGCGTCTATCCGTTGACTACGGGAAAAAGTCGAAGCTCGGTTTCACCGTTTATCCATCTCCTCAGGTTTCGACCTCCGTGGTGGAGCCATATAACAGTGTTCTCTCAACTCATTCTCTTCTGGAACACACCGATGTTGCCGTCCTTCTCGACAACGAAGCAATCTACGACATTTGCAGGAGATCTCTGGACATCGAGCGCCCTACCTACACCAATCTCAACCGTCTCGTTTCTCAG GTGATTTCATCCCTTACTGCCTCTTTGAGGTTTGATGGAGCACTGAATGTGGATGTGACTGAGTTCCAAACCAACTTGGTTCCTTACCCGAGGATCCATTTCATGCTTTCTTCTTATGCCCCTGTTATCTCTGCTGAGAAAGCATACCATGAGCAACTTTCCGTTGCTGAGATTACAAACAGTGCTTTTGAACCATCCTCCATGATGGCCAAGTGTGACCCTCGGCATGGGAAGTACATGGCGTGTTGTTTGATGTACAGGGGTGATGTTGTGCCGAAGGATGTGAATGCTGCAGTGGCGACCATCAAGACCAAGAGAACCATCCAGTTTGTGGATTGGTGCCCCACTGGGTTCAAGTGTGGTATCAATTACCAACCTCCAACTGTTGTTCCCGGAGGTGACCTTGCGAAGGTCCAGCGGGCTGTGTGCATGATTTCTAACTCAACCAGTGTGGCTGAAGTGTTCTCAAGGATTGATCATAAGTTTGATCTGATGTATGCGAAGAGGGCATTCGTCCACTGGTATGTGGGTGAAGGTATGGAAGAGGGTGAGTTCTCAGAGGCTCGTGAGGACCTTGCTGCTCTTGAGAAAGATTACGAGGAGGTTGGCG
- the LOC106762330 gene encoding receptor protein-tyrosine kinase CEPR1: protein MNHHPFITLFSTILIVSTTTTATLSLSQVIITSSTTKNQSQFFFLMKLSLPGKYPMNWDAGKPVCSFTGVTCNTKGDVIGLDLSGWSSLTGKFPADTCSYLPQLRVLRLGHTRFKFNVDTILNCSQLEELNMNHMSQTGTLPDFSSLKSLRILDLSYNDFTGQFPMSVFNLTNLEVLNFNENQGFNLWQLPADIDRLKHLKSMVLTTCMVHGQIPASIGNITSLIDLELSGNYLTGQIPKELGQLKNLQQLELYYNYHLVGNIPEELGNLTELVDLDMSVNKFTGSIPESVCRLPKLQVLQLYNNSLTGEIPGAIENSTALRMLSLYDNFLVGQVPKKLGQFSEMLVFDLSENKFSGPLPTEVCKGGTLEYFLVLDNMFSGEIPQSYSNCMMLLRFRVNNNRLEGSIPAGLLGLPHVSIIDVSNNNLNGPIPEINGNSRNLSELFLQRNKISGVITPTISRAISLVKIDFSYNLLSGPIPSEIGNLRRLNLLMLQGNKLNSSIPGSLSSLKFLNLLDLSNNLLTGSIPESLSVLLPNSINFSHNMLSGPIPPKLIKGGLVESFAGNPGLCVLPVYANSSDRNFPICASAYKSKRINTIWIAGVSVVLIFIGSVLFLKRRCSKDTAAVEHEETLSSSVFSYDVKSFHKISFDQREIVESLVDKNIMGHGGSGTVYKIELKSGDIVAVKRLWSRKSKDSTPEDRLFVDKALKAEVETLGSIRHKNIVKLYCCFSSFDCSLLVYEYMPNGNLWDSLHKGWTLLDWPTRYRIALGIAQGLSYLHHDLLLPIIHRDIKSTNILLDVDYQPRVADFGIAKVLQARGVKDSTTTVIAGTYGYLAPEFAYSSRATTKCDVYSFGVILMELLTGKKPVEAEFGENRNIVFWVSNKVEGKEGARPSEVFDPRLSCSFKDDMIKVLRIAIRCTYKAPTSRPTMKEVVQLLIEAEPRGSDSCKLSTKDVSNVTVVKKPYEL from the exons aTGAACCACCATCCTTTCATCACCCTCTTCTCTACTATACTAATCgtttccaccaccaccaccgccaccctGTCACTCTCCCAGGTTATCATCACGAGTAGCACCACCAAGAACCAGTCAcagtttttctttctcatgaAACTCTCCCTCCCCGGGAAGTACCCCATGAATTGGGATGCTGGAAAACCCGTGTGCAGCTTCACCGGAGTTACCTGTAACACCAAAGGTGACGTTATCGGCCTCGACCTTTCAGGTTGGTCATCACTTACTGGAAAGTTCCCCGCAGATACGTGCTCTTACCTCCCACAGTTACGTGTTCTCCGCCTCGGCCACACCAGGTTCAAGTTCAACGTAGACACCATCCTCAACTGTTCCCAGTTGGAAGAGCTTAACATGAACCACATGTCCCAGACCGGCACGCTCCCAGATTTCTCTTCCTTGAAATCTCTAAGGATTCTCGATTTGTCCTACAACGACTTCACAGGCCAGTTCCCCATGTCAGTGTTCAACCTCACCAACCTCGAGGTGTTAAACTTCAATGAAAACCAAGGCTTCAACCTGTGGCAGTTACCTGCAGATATTGACAGGTTGAAACACCTCAAGTCCATGGTTCTCACGACGTGCATGGTGCATGGTCAAATCCCTGCGTCCATAGGGAACATAACTTCCCTCATCGATCTTGAGCTGAGTGGGAATTACCTCACGGGACAAATTCCGAAAGAGCTTGGTCAGCTGAAGAACCTTCAACAGCTTGAGCTTTACTATAACTACCATCTCGTTGGGAACATTCCAGAGGAGTTGGGGAACCTCACGGAGCTCGTGGATTTGGATATGTCAGTGAACAAGTTTACCGGGAGCATCCCTGAGTCGGTTTGTAGGCTTCCCAAGCTTCAAGTCTTGCAGCTCTACAACAACAGCCTCACAGGTGAAATCCCAGGTGCGATTGAAAACTCAACAGCTTTAAGAATGTTGTCTCTGTACGACAACTTCCTTGTAGGACAGGTTCCCAAGAAACTGGGACAGTTCTCTGAAATGTTAGTTTTTGACTTGTCGGAGAATAAATTTTCTGGTCCGTTGCCAACCGAGGTTTGCAAGGGTGGTACGCTAGAGTACTTTCTTGTTCTGGATAACATGTTTTCTGGAGAGATACCACAGAGTTATTCGAACTGCATGATGCTGTTGAGGTTTAGAGTGAATAACAACCGTTTGGAGGGTTCCATTCCCGCGGGACTCCTTGGTTTACCACACGTTTCAATCATTGATGTTAGTAACAATAACTTGAATGGTCCAATTCCTGAGATTAACGGGAATTCTAGAAACCTGTCTGAACTGTTCCTTCAGAGGAACAAAATTTCAGGTGTCATAACTCCCACAATATCTCGAGCCATTAGTCTGGTCAAAATAGATTTCAGTTACAACCTTCTATCTGGTCCAATCCCTTCCGAAATAGGCAACCTCAGAAGGCTCAATTTGCTTATGTTGCAAGGGAACAAGCTGAATTCTTCCATCCCTGGTTCACTCTCTTCATTGAAGTTTCTCAACCTTCTTGATCTGTCCAACAATCTTTTAACTGGGAGCATCCCTGAAAGCCTCTCTGTGCTGCTTCCAAACTCTATTAACTTCTCGCACAATATGCTTTCGGGTCCAATTCCTCCCAAACTGATCAAAGGAGGCTTGGTGGAAAGTTTCGCAGGGAATCCTGGTTTGTGTGTGCTACCTGTGTATGCCAATTCATCGGATCGAAACTTCCCCATATGTGCAAGTGCCTACAAGAGCAAGAGGATCAACACCATCTGGATAGCTGGGGTGTCAGTGGTTTTGATCTTTATTGGGTCTGTCTTGTTTCTCAAACGTAGGTGCAGCAAAGACACCGCTGCAGTGGAACATGAGGAGACACTGTCTTCATCGGTTTTCTCTTATGACGTTAAGAGCTTCCACAAGATCTCTTTCGACCAAAGGGAGATCGTTGAGTCCTTGGTGGACAAGAACATAATGGGGCATGGAGGGTCTGGGACAGTGTACAAGATTGAGTTGAAAAGTGGTGATATTGTCGCAGTGAAGAGGCTGTGGAGTCGCAAGTCCAAGGATTCAACTCCAGAGGATCGGTTGTTTGTGGACAAGGCATTGAAGGCAGAGGTGGAGACCTTAGGAAGCATAAGACACAAGAACATAGTGAAACTATACTGCTGCTTCTCCAGTTTCGACTGCAGTTTATTGGTTTATGAATACATGCCAAATGGTAATCTTTGGGATTCCCTGCACAAGGGTTGGACCCTTTTGGATTGGCCTACTCGTTATAGAATTGCACTGGGAATTGCACAGGGTTTATCATACCTTCACCATGATTTGCTTCTTCCTATTATCCATCGAGACATCAAGTCAACTAATATCCTGTTGGATGTTGATTACCAGCCCAGGGTTGCAGACTTTGGGATTGCCAAGGTTTTGCAAGCAAGAGGAGTGAAGGATTCCACGACAACTGTCATTGCAGGAACATATGGTTACTTAGCCCCAG AATTTGCATATTCATCAAGGGCCACCACCAAGTGCGACGTCTACAGttttggggtgattttgatGGAGCTGTTAACTGGGAAGAAGCCCGTGGAGGCAGAGTTTGGAGAGAACAGAAACATTGTTTTCTGGGTTTCCAACAAAGTAGAAGGCAAGGAGGGGGCAAGACCAAGTGAAGTTTTTGATCCGAGGTTATCATGTTCATTCAAGGATGACATGATCAAAGTGTTGCGGATTGCCATTCGCTGCACCTACAAAGCCCCAACAAGTAGACCAACCATGAAAGAGGTTGTTCAGCTTCTGATTGAAGCAGAGCCACGCGGCTCCGATTCTTGCAAGTTGTCAACCAAAGATGTTTCAAATGTCACCGTAGTAAAGAAACCatatgaattataa
- the LOC106762207 gene encoding receptor-like protein kinase HAIKU2 translates to MSAAFRILLLLSLFSLLTAQQQDQRQILLNLKSSLKSSNFSKLFDSWNDTISVCSFNGVTCNTLRSVTEINLSNQNLTGVLPFDSLCNLPSLQKLAFGYNGLYGNVSEDIRKCVTLRYLDLGNNLFSGPFPDISPLNQLEYLFLNKSGFSGTFPWQSLLNMTGLLQLSVGDNPFDFTPFPKEVVSLKKLNWLYLSNCTLGGKLPVGLGNLTELTDLEFSDNYITGEFPAEIVNLRKLWQLEFFNNSFTGKIPTGLRNLTGLKYLDGSMNRLEGDLSELKYLTNLVSLQFFENNLSGEIPDEIGEFKGLKALSLYRNKLTGPIPQKVGSWAEFEFIDVSENFLSGTIPPEMCKKGKMTALLVLQNNLSGEIPATYGDCWSMKRFRVSNNSLSGTVPPAIWGLPNAEIIDIELNQFEGSLASDIRNAKTLGSILARQNRLSGEIPEEISKATSLVTVDLSENQISGKIPEGIGELKELGSLHLQSNRLSGSIPESLGSCKSLNDIDLSRNLLSGEIPNSLGSFPALNSLNLSDNDLSGEIPGGLAFLRLSLFDLSYNRLTGPIPQALTLEAYNGSLSGNPGLCSVDAINSFPRCSSSSGMSKDMRDLVICFAIASILLLSCLGVYLQLKRRKEDGERFGERSLKEESWDVKSFHVLSFSEGEILDSIKQENLIGKGGSGNVYRVTLSNGKELAVKHIWNTDVPARKKSWSSTPMLGNKQGGKSKEFDAEVQALSSIRHVNVVKLYCSITSEDSSLLVYEYLPNGSLWDRLHTSRKMELDWETRYEIAVGAAKGLEYLHHGCERPVIHRDVKSSNILLDEFLKPRIADFGLAKVIQANVGKDSSSRVIAGTHGYIAPEYGYTYKVNEKSDVYSFGVVLMELVTGKRPNEAEFGENKDLVSWVHNMARSKEGLRSAVDSRIPEIYKEEACKVLRTAVLCTGTLPALRPTMRAVVQKLEDAEPCKLVGIVISKDGGEKKIGVNEKK, encoded by the exons ATGTCCGCCGCCTTTcgcatccttcttcttctctcactcTTCTCTCTACTCACCGCCCAACAGCAAGACCAGCGTCAAATCCTTCTCAACCTAAAATCCTCTCTCAAGAgttcaaacttttcaaaactctttGACTCATGGAATGACACCATCTCCGTTTGCAGTTTCAACGGAGTAACTTGCAACACCCTCCGTTCGGTCACCGAAATCAACCTCTCCAACCAAAATCTGACTGGGGTTCTTCCCTTTGACTCTCTCTGCAACCTTCCATCACTCCAGAAACTCGCGTTCGGCTACAACGGCTTGTATGGCAATGTTTCAGAGGACATTAGAAAATGTGTCACCTTGCGCTACTTGGATTTGGGAAACAACCTTTTCTCTGGTCCCTTCCCCGACATATCTCCTCTTAATCAGTTGGagtatttgtttttaaacaaAAGTGGATTTTCTGGCACTTTTCCGTGGCAGTCGCTGTTAAACATGACGGGTCTGTTGCAGTTAAGTGTCGGAGATAACCCTTTCGATTTCACGCCGTTTCCAAAAGAGGTTGTGAGTCTCAAGAAGCTGAATTGGCTCTACCTGTCCAACTGCACCCTCGGAGGGAAACTTCCGGTGGGACTTGGCAACCTCACGGAGCTCACGGATTTGGAATTCTCCGACAATTACATCACCGGCGAATTTCCCGCGGAGATTGTGAACCTCCGGAAACTCTGGCAGCTTGAGTTTTTCAACAATTCCTTCACGGGGAAGATTCCAACCGGGTTGAGAAACCTCACGGGGCTAAAGTATTTGGACGGCTCCATGAATAGACTCGAAGGGGATCTTTCTGAATTGAAGTACTTGACCAATCTGGTTTCGCTGCAATTTTTTGAGAACAATTTGTCAGGGGAGATTCCTGATGAAATAGGCGAATTCAAAGGCCTCAAGGCCCTGTCTCTGTATAGGAACAAATTGACAGGTCCTATTCCTCAGAAGGTTGGTTCCTGGGCTGAGTTTGAATTCATCGACGTGTCAGAGAATTTCTTGTCGGGGACTATTCCGCCGGAGATGTGTAAAAAGGGGAAGATGACCGCACTGCTCGTGCTTCAGAACAATCTCTCCGGTGAGATTCCGGCGACCTATGGAGACTGTTGGAGTATGAAGCGATTCAGAGTCAGCAATAACTCGCTCTCTGGTACTGTGCCACCGGCGATTTGGGGATTGCCCAACGCCGAAATTATCGATATTGAGCTGAATCAGTTCGAAGGTTCGCTTGCTTCGGATATCAGAAACGCCAAAACATTAGGTTCAATATTAGCTAGGCAAAATCGGTTGTCCGGTGAAATACCCGAAGAAATCTCCAAAGCAACGTCGTTGGTGACTGTGGACCTGAGCGAGAATCAGATTTCGGGGAAGATTCCAGAAGGAATCGGGGAGCTTAAAGAACTAGGTAGTCTTCATTTGCAGAGCAATAGGTTATCAGGTTCGATACCGGAATCTCTCGGTTCCTGCAAATCCCTCAACGACATTGACCTATCGAGGAATTTACTCTCTGGAGAAATCCCCAACTCGTTGGGTTCTTTCCCCGCGCTGAATTCTCTGAATCTTTCAGATAACGATCTCTCTGGTGAAATTCCTGGGGGTTTAGCGTTCCTCAGGTTAAGCCTCTTTGATCTATCGTACAACCGGTTAACGGGTCCAATTCCTCAGGCTCTAACCCTCGAAGCTTACAACGGAAGCCTCTCGGGAAACCCTGGTTTGTGCAGCGTCGACGCCATCAACTCCTTCCCCCGTTGCTCTTCTTCCTCTGGCATGTCCAAGGACATGCGTGATCTCGTAATTTGCTTCGCGATAGCGTCGATATTACTGCTTTCGTGTTTGGGCGTTTACTTGCAGCTGAAGAGGAGGAAGGAGGATGGAGAAAGATTCGGAGAACGTTCCTTGAAGGAAGAATCCTGGGACGTGAAATCGTTCCACGTGTTAAGTTTCTCGGAGGGGGAGATTCTAGATTCCATCAAGCAGGAGAATCTGATAGGAAAAGGAGGTTCAGGAAACGTTTACAGAGTCACGCTTTCCAACGGAAAAGAACTGGCGGTGAAGCATATTTGGAACACCGATGTACCCGCGCGGAAAAAGTCGTGGAGCAGCACTCCCATGCTTGGGAATAAGCAGGGTGGGAAGTCTAAGGAGTTCGATGCAGAGGTTCAGGCTTTGAGCTCCATAAGGCACGTGAATGTGGTGAAGCTTTATTGCAGCATAACGAGTGAAGATTCGAGCTTGTTGGTGTACGAGTATTTACCCAATGGAAGCTTGTGGGATCGGCTTCACACAAGTAGAAAGATGGAGCTTGATTGGGAAACGAGGTACGAAATCGCTGTTGGGGCAGCCAAAGGATTGGAGTATTTGCATCACGGATGCGAACGGCCCGTGATTCACAGAGATGTCAAGTCTAGTAACATCTTGTTGGATGAGTTTCTGAAACCTAGAATTGCGGATTTTGGGCTTGCCAAGGTTATTCAGGCCAACGTTGGAAAGGATTCTTCCTCTCGTGTCATCGCCGGAACCCACGGTTACATTGCTCCTG AATATGGTTATACATACAAAGTAAACGAGAAGAGTGACGTGTACAGTTTTGGAGTGGTGTTGATGGAGCTGGTAACAGGAAAAAGGCCAAATGAAGCAGAATTTGGGGAGAATAAGGATTTGGTGAGTTGGGTCCATAACATGGCACGGAGCAAAGAGGGTCTTAGGAGCGCCGTGGATTCGAGGATTCCAGAAATATATAAAGAGGAAGCTTGCAAGGTTTTGAGAACCGCTGTTCTGTGCACTGGAACTCTTCCAGCTTTAAGACCCACCATGAGAGCTGTGGTTCAAAAACTTGAGGATGCTGAGCCTTGTAAACTGGTTGGGATTGTTATCAGCAAAGACGGTGGTGAAAAGAAAATAGGAGTGAATGAGAAGAAATAA